In Gadus macrocephalus chromosome 4, ASM3116895v1, the following proteins share a genomic window:
- the LOC132456634 gene encoding DNA helicase B-like encodes MAKSKGSMAFLEGYILPDKDQDEAASGDDSEGDGEEDTTTEFLDMEEMSDSNSKTAWINQSPGPPKRKVLFKTFRGDEVRVTGRFALSAPWWHITCRTQGSKKNLTVKGSAWYTIRTDLDKDGWRPIVSLFLVACNVTDDSIQPFFEWLPKERLVTILNLLEVLTEFGDTDPLAQNIIQHVSSSAECRRMQASSSYPWVMKYLPVLLPRQFDALLSPPKAASSNNVDSLLAKLEDIIENDVWKLGFSEVMLEELKLRCEAKLKAFEDCGLLETLPRLQHNALSVYDEVKRFCANTGSTYMEKDKLCNNLRKYIPDEQVWDTLPFLKELEVMMWDRQKVVLRTHHKYESGIADCLRHLVDAKQWTIPINAREVLYAHAQRIRIAKDPTMDPSTLSPVKVDPDQLLAAQMICSDPVTVISGCGGCGKTTVVSELFRAAVEKGRPVSSLEYADAFEDTEDPREDPREHKKEEEEMERQDDKLLKEQILLTAPTGRAASLLTKKTGFQAFTMHQVGCFTGTQDLLTLRSHQKMHLLPERVAAEVLRRRKSSFAAPQKLKYLNSSSICRAAKYVNAPSAPQIRKCHAANQVLLPVFSAANASAAKQQRVSTFTLNGITTRGNLSVFLIIISPQGSETETVVYVVGTGGFQNWRTVYTAVTRGQKRVYVVSTEEGLQGALKRKPDPRLTRLAGLVKEKVVQMVQESPRLQRDRRGSPRSTPQWSTPQKATPQKATPQRFTPQRFTPQRFTPQKATPQKATPQKATSQRFTPQRTTPLRASPLVPPRQTPGTNPIVKRLWAAGGPVEAPAGSPVKEIVDNQPGTARIGAVVAAKTAFELFSTPRKKTKYVDSAMDCTKLQLPSHVGPTHDPVTPKRPQSPK; translated from the exons ATGGCTAAATCCAAAGGATCGATGGCTTTCCTGGAAGGTTATATTCTGCCGGATAAGGACCAGGATGAAGCGGCGAGCGGCGACGACTCCGAGGGGGACGGCGAGGAGGACACGACCACAGAGTTCCTCGACATGGAGGAGATGTCCGACTCTAACTCAAAGACGGCGTGGATCAACCAGTCGCCGGGGCCGCCCAAGCGTAAAG TCCTATTCAAGACGTTCCGTGGAGATGAGGTCAGGGTGACGGGCCGTTTTGCCCtgagcgccccctggtggcacaTCACCTGCCGCACACAAGGCTCCAAGAAGAACTTGACCGTAAAGGGCTCTGCTTGGTACACGATACGCACGGACCTGGACAAAGACGGATGGAGGCCCATTGTTTCCCTGTTTCTGGTGGCGTGCAACGTGACAGATGATTCAATCCAACCGTTCTTCGAGTGGTTGCCCAAGGAACGCCTCGTTACCATTCTGAACTTATTGGAGGTCCTCACTGAGTTTGGGGACACAGACCCCCTGGCGCAGAACATCATTCAACACGTTTCATCCTCAG CCGAATGCAGGAGGATGCAGGCGTCCTCTTCCTACCCCTGGGTTATGAAATACTTACCGGTACTTTTACCGCGGCAGTTTGACGCTCTGCTTTCTCCACCGAAGGCGGCTAGTAGCAACAACGTGGATAGTCTATTGGCCAAACTAGAAGACATCATTGAAAATGATGTGTGGAAGTTAGGGTTTTCAGAG GTTATGCTTGAAGAACTGAAGTTGCGCTGCGAGGCCAAACTCAAGGCGTTCGAAGATTGCGGCTTGCTCGAGACGCTGCCGCGTCTTCAGCACAACGCCCTGTCGGTGTACGATGAGGTGAAGAGGTTCTGTGCGAACACGGGCAGCACCTACATGGAAAAGGACAAACTCTGCAACAATTTGAGAAAATATATACCTGACGAACAGGTGTGGGATACTCTCCCGTTCCTCAAGGAACTGGAGGTGATGATGTGGGACAGACAGAAAGTCGTGCTTCGAACACATCACAAGTACGAATCGGGCATCGCAGACTGCCTGCGCCATCTTGTGGACGCCAAGCAGTGGACGATTCCGATAAACGCTCGGGAGGTTTTGTACGCTCACGCCCAGAGGATTCGGATCGCGAAAGATCCAACGATGGATCCCTCGACCCTTTCCCCCGTGAAGGTGGACCCGGACCAGCTGCTGGCAGCCCAGATGATCTGCTCGGACCCGGTGACGGTCATCAGCGGCTGCGGCGGCTGTGGCAAAACCACGGTGGTCAGCGAGCTGTTCCGGGCGGCGGTGGAGAAGGGACGCCCCGTCTCGTCGTTAGAGTACGCCGATGCCTTCGAAGACACCGAGGACCCCCGGGAAGACCCCAGGGAAcacaagaaggaggaggaagagatggagaggcaGGACGATAAGCTTTTGAAAGAGCAGATCCTTTTGACCGCCCCCACTGGTCGGGCAGCATCTCTGCTGACGAAGAAAACAGGCTTCCAAGCCTTCACCATGCATCAGGTAGGTTGCTTTACGGGCACTCAAGACCtcctaaccctgcgttcacaccaaaagatgcatttgctgcccgaacgcgttgctgccgaagttttgcggcgccgcaaatcaagttttgcggcgccgcaaaagttgaaatatttaaactcgagcagcatttgccgcgccgcaaaatacgtgaacgcgccctccGCGCCGCAAATCAGAAAATGCCacgccgcaaatcaagttttgctgcccgttttctcggcagcaaatgcatcggcagcaaagcagcaacgcgtctctacattcactttgaatgggatcacgacgcgcggcaac TTGTCTGTTTTTCTAATCATCATCTCCCCCCAGGGTTCCGAGACCGAAACGGTCGTGTACGTGGTGGGCACGGGCGGCTTCCAGAACTGGAGGACCGTGTACACGGCCGTCACCAGGGGCCAGAAGCGTGTCTACGTGGTCTCCACCGAAGAGGGGCTCCAGGGGGCCCTCAAGCGGAAGCCGGACCCCCGGCTGACACGCCTCGCAGGCTTGGTGAAGGAGAAGGTGGTGCAGATGGTTCAGGAGTCCCCCCGACTCCAGCGCGACCGACGCGGATCGCCGAGGTCCACGCCCCAGTGGTCCACCCCCCAGAAGGCCACGCCCCAGAAGGCCACGCCCCAGAGGTTCACGCCCCAGAGGTTCACGCCCCAGAGGTTCACGCCCCAGAAGGCCACGCCCCAGAAGGCCACGCCCCAGAAGGCCACGTCCCAGAGGTTCACGCCCCAGAGGACCACGCCCCTGAGGGCCAGTCCCCTGGTCCCGCCGCGGCAGACTCCAGGCACCAATCCGATCGTTAAGCGCCTGTGGGCGGCGGGAGGCCCGGTGGAGGCTCCAGCTGGCTCGCCCGTGAAGGAGATCGTTGACAACCAACCGGGAACTGCCCGCATCGGGGCAGTAGTAGCAGCCAAGACGGCGTTCGAATTATTTTCTACTCccagaaagaaaacaaag TATGTCGATTCAGCGATGGACTGCACCAAGCTCCAGCTACCCTCCCATGTTGGCCCAACGCACGACCCGGTGACGCCCAAAAGGCCCCAGTCACCCAAGTGA
- the LOC132454921 gene encoding interleukin-1 receptor-associated kinase 3-like isoform X3 produces MTRPMDKMDRTTFLYNVPPSLIEHLCKIIDSGDDQFGWRGLAARIVPSWLEVRRAERLEAAGRSPARELLWTWAQQNPTVADLVRVLEDMGHHWALQLFVQPDQCRRPTDDLPVSRGHFSPPVKCEESDQLDESFLHQVGLLSFLLLPGGQQRCSDPRHGVRRPASVLPRAGGEDLPAARQHRQTDM; encoded by the exons ATGACCAGACCCATGGACAAAATGGACCGTACCACTTTCCTGTACAACGTACCGCCCAGCCTCATCGAGCACTTGTGCAAAATCATCGACAGCGGAGACGATCAGTTCGGCTGGCGCGGATTAG CCGCGCGCATCGTGCCGAGCTGGCTCGAGGTGCGGCGCGCGGAGCGGCTCGAGGCGGCGGGCCGGAGCCCCGCGCGGGAGCTGCTGTGGACGTGGGCTCAGCAGAACCCGACCGTGGCGGACCTCGTCCGGGTGCTGGAGGACATGGGACACCACTGGGCGCTGCAGCTTTTTGTCCAGCCAG ATCAGTGTAGAAGGCCGACGGACGATCTACCGGTGTCACGTGGGCACTTTTCACCGCCTGTAAAATGCGAG GAATCCGATCAACTGGACGAGAGCTTTCTCCATCAAGTGGGCCTGCTAAGTTTTT TGCTATTACCTGGGGGCCAGCAGCGATGCAGCGACCCGCGTCACGGCGTCCGTCGCCCGGCCTCTGTCCTCCCACGTGCCGGTGGAGAAGATCTGCCAGCGGCTCGGCAGCACCGACAAACAGATATGTGA
- the LOC132454921 gene encoding interleukin-1 receptor-associated kinase 3-like isoform X1 — MTRPMDKMDRTTFLYNVPPSLIEHLCKIIDSGDDQFGWRGLAARIVPSWLEVRRAERLEAAGRSPARELLWTWAQQNPTVADLVRVLEDMGHHWALQLFVQPGESLYYDQCRRPTDDLPVSRGHFSPPVKCEESDQLDESFLHQVGLLSFLVLLPGGQQRCSDPRHGVRRPASVLPRAGGEDLPAARQHRQTDM; from the exons ATGACCAGACCCATGGACAAAATGGACCGTACCACTTTCCTGTACAACGTACCGCCCAGCCTCATCGAGCACTTGTGCAAAATCATCGACAGCGGAGACGATCAGTTCGGCTGGCGCGGATTAG CCGCGCGCATCGTGCCGAGCTGGCTCGAGGTGCGGCGCGCGGAGCGGCTCGAGGCGGCGGGCCGGAGCCCCGCGCGGGAGCTGCTGTGGACGTGGGCTCAGCAGAACCCGACCGTGGCGGACCTCGTCCGGGTGCTGGAGGACATGGGACACCACTGGGCGCTGCAGCTTTTTGTCCAGCCAGGTGAATCACTATACTACG ATCAGTGTAGAAGGCCGACGGACGATCTACCGGTGTCACGTGGGCACTTTTCACCGCCTGTAAAATGCGAG GAATCCGATCAACTGGACGAGAGCTTTCTCCATCAAGTGGGCCTGCTAAGTTTTT TAGTGCTATTACCTGGGGGCCAGCAGCGATGCAGCGACCCGCGTCACGGCGTCCGTCGCCCGGCCTCTGTCCTCCCACGTGCCGGTGGAGAAGATCTGCCAGCGGCTCGGCAGCACCGACAAACAGATATGTGA
- the LOC132454921 gene encoding interleukin-1 receptor-associated kinase 3-like isoform X2: MTRPMDKMDRTTFLYNVPPSLIEHLCKIIDSGDDQFGWRGLAARIVPSWLEVRRAERLEAAGRSPARELLWTWAQQNPTVADLVRVLEDMGHHWALQLFVQPGESLYYDQCRRPTDDLPVSRGHFSPPVKCEESDQLDESFLHQVGLLSFLLLPGGQQRCSDPRHGVRRPASVLPRAGGEDLPAARQHRQTDM, translated from the exons ATGACCAGACCCATGGACAAAATGGACCGTACCACTTTCCTGTACAACGTACCGCCCAGCCTCATCGAGCACTTGTGCAAAATCATCGACAGCGGAGACGATCAGTTCGGCTGGCGCGGATTAG CCGCGCGCATCGTGCCGAGCTGGCTCGAGGTGCGGCGCGCGGAGCGGCTCGAGGCGGCGGGCCGGAGCCCCGCGCGGGAGCTGCTGTGGACGTGGGCTCAGCAGAACCCGACCGTGGCGGACCTCGTCCGGGTGCTGGAGGACATGGGACACCACTGGGCGCTGCAGCTTTTTGTCCAGCCAGGTGAATCACTATACTACG ATCAGTGTAGAAGGCCGACGGACGATCTACCGGTGTCACGTGGGCACTTTTCACCGCCTGTAAAATGCGAG GAATCCGATCAACTGGACGAGAGCTTTCTCCATCAAGTGGGCCTGCTAAGTTTTT TGCTATTACCTGGGGGCCAGCAGCGATGCAGCGACCCGCGTCACGGCGTCCGTCGCCCGGCCTCTGTCCTCCCACGTGCCGGTGGAGAAGATCTGCCAGCGGCTCGGCAGCACCGACAAACAGATATGTGA